From the Hevea brasiliensis isolate MT/VB/25A 57/8 chromosome 15, ASM3005281v1, whole genome shotgun sequence genome, one window contains:
- the LOC131173945 gene encoding protein METABOLIC NETWORK MODULATOR 1-like — protein sequence MNPNPNHGESSHVPPGFVGVNGDQPHQVDSANDATDVMVGQVVHGVIEAAFDAGYLLTVSVGNSETTLRGVVFKSGRYVPVSTDNDVAPGVQMIRRNEIPIPRDRNGIVHTARAANPITSEGKQVPSMANQTPVISRGNVVPVLLQPVDLSNGNASGPSSAATQPTDAMAFKGKRVLDAAHPSNGSTPTNQVLAVETQLLHFQSQNDHQLMSSSIQKEASVNQNLAAAQQDAEAKSMKLPGMPFEKLLTEVIKITQVPSQSTKTDNGSAVNLPAKDSGLAAEDDISDTDQPLSVEPLQSVQPALHNHPAVVSRPLVNYRTAKMTELLQVLQENMTENQATQVQDETTDARLKLDELRSSET from the exons ATGAATCCAAATCCAAATCATGGGGAGAGCTCTCATGTTCCGCCTGGATTTGTAGGGGTCAATGGAGATCAGCCCCATCAAGTAGATTCAGCTAATGATGCAACTGATGTCATGGTGGGTCAGGTAGTTCATGGTGTCATTGAGGCAGCATTTGATGCTGGATATTTACTCACTGTTAGTGTTGGCAACTCAGAAACCACTTTGAGGGGTGTTGTTTTTAAGTCTGGACGTTATGTTCCTGTTTCCACTGACAATGATGTTGCCCCAGGCGTCCAAATGATCAGAAGAAATGAGATTCCCATCCCAAGAGATAGAAATGGAATTGTTCATACAGCTCGAGCGGCTAATCCGATAACCTCCGAAGGCAAACAGGTGCCTTCAATGGCAAATCAAACTCCTGTGATCTCAAGAGGCAATGTGGTGCCTGTTTTACTCCAACCTGTTGATTTATCAAATGGGAATGCCAGTGGACCATCTTCAGCCGCAACCCAACCTACTGATGCAATGGCCTTCAAGGGAAAACGGGTGCTAGATGCTGCTCATCCATCAAATGGATCAACGCCCACAAACCAAGTGCTGGCAGTTGAAACCCAGTTGCTTCACTTTCAATCTCAAAATGACCACCAGTTAATGTCTTCAAGCATACAAAAGGAAGCCAGTGTTAATCAAAATTTAGCAGCAGCACAGCAAGATGCTGAAGCCAAATCAATGAAATTGCCTGGTATGCCCTTTGAGAAACTGTTAACAGAAGTCATTAAAATAACTCAAGTCCCTTCACAGTCAACAAAGACTGATAATGGTTCAGCTGTTAATTTGCCTGCTAAAGATTCTGGCCTTGCTGCAGAGGATGATATCAGTGACACAGATCAGCCGCTTTCTGTTGAGCCCTTGCAATCAGTGCAGCCTGCCCTGCATAATCACCCTGCAGTCGTGTCAAGACCTTTGGTTAATTATAGAACTGCCAAGATGACTGAGTTATTGCAG GTTTTGCAGGAAAACATGACAGAGAACCAGGCAACTCAGGTGCAAGATGAAACT